The nucleotide sequence ATGGAACTGGACGACGCCGTGATCGACGACGGGCGGTGCATCCAGTGTGGCACCTGCGTCGCCTCGTGTCCCAGCGACTCCATCGGCGTCGACGAGAACGGCCTGCCCGAACTCGTCAAGATGTGCACCGGCTGCTCGCTGTGCTGGGACTTCTGTCCCCGCGGTGGCCTCCGGTACGAGCGTCAGTGGAAGATCACCGGCGGCGACGACAACGTCAGCGGTGCGGGCGACCCGATCACCGAGTTCTCGGCGAAGGTCGAGGACGACTGGCGGGAGAACGCCCAGGACGGCGGGCTCGTCACGAGCGTGCTGTGCCACCTGCTGGAGGCTGGCGAGATCGACGGCGCGCTCATCGCCACCGAGAGCGACGAGGACCCCTGGAAGGCCGAGGCCTTTCTCGCCACTTCCCCCGAGGAGTGCATCGAAAACGCCGGGTCGATCTACACCCAGACGATGGCGCTGGGGAATCTCGACTTGCAGCAGTGGGATCACAAGATCGACGGGCCGATCGAGGACGCCTCACTTGCCCTCGTGGGTACTCCCTGCGAGATCGAGGGGATCCGGGCGCTGCAGGACTTCGAGTGGGAGTACGGCAGCCACGAGGAGGGTGTCCGGGCGATCGACTACGCCATCGCGCTCATGTGCACGAAGAACTTCAACTACGAGCGCCTCATGGGCGAGCAACTCGTCGAGCAGCGGGACATCGACCTCGACGACGTCGGCAAGATGGACGTGCTCGACGGGAAGCTGATGGTCTACGACCACGGCGGCGAGTTGATCGTCGACGAGGACGTCGAGAACTTCCACGACGCCGCGCTGAAGGGCTGTGACGAATGTGCGGACTTCACCGGCTACTGTGCTGATCTGACGGTCGGCTCCGTGGGGTCGAGCGACGAGTACTC is from Halorhabdus sp. BNX81 and encodes:
- a CDS encoding Coenzyme F420 hydrogenase/dehydrogenase, beta subunit C-terminal domain, which codes for MTDDPLPGVPGGRDESGGADDGGCGDACGCGRETATDGGSTPTNVDEHGQLRDVEFTQPAREASQDVYETPPDQRVQRPGEEHLELDTPSYEIRSRMSDIETPDEKTWFMELDDAVIDDGRCIQCGTCVASCPSDSIGVDENGLPELVKMCTGCSLCWDFCPRGGLRYERQWKITGGDDNVSGAGDPITEFSAKVEDDWRENAQDGGLVTSVLCHLLEAGEIDGALIATESDEDPWKAEAFLATSPEECIENAGSIYTQTMALGNLDLQQWDHKIDGPIEDASLALVGTPCEIEGIRALQDFEWEYGSHEEGVRAIDYAIALMCTKNFNYERLMGEQLVEQRDIDLDDVGKMDVLDGKLMVYDHGGELIVDEDVENFHDAALKGCDECADFTGYCADLTVGSVGSSDEYSSVIVRTETGLDAWNLTKDDLDYHDLEDRSAVGGLQSWDKKKAFDALERPFDPDAPRFIEYTEHVEHYGTTLNPHDEGH